The Penicillium psychrofluorescens genome assembly, chromosome: 2 nucleotide sequence GACGGGCGCGAGGAAGTGGCTCAAGGCGAAGACGGCCGAGCTGTGCGAATGGGCTGATATGTTGCTCGTGGCGCCGATCGACGCTGGGGCTCTTGGGTCGATGTTGGCTGGCCTGACCAATACGTTGACATTAGCGCTGCTGCGCGGCTGGGTCTCGACCAAACCGGTGGTTCTGATTCCGGGGATGACCGTGTCTGAATGGGACCACCCGTTAAGTGCGCggcagctcgaggagatcaaacGGTTCTACCCGTGGATTCGCATCGTGAAGCCCGTACTCTGGAGGTCGAACGGGCCAGAAGACCTGACACCGTTGCCCTGGGGTGGCCTTCAGGAGCTGCATGACACCCTCCAGACCGCACTGCAATTACCTCATTGGGGGGATATTTTGGCCGCTGGTGCTCCACTAGGTGGCCCTGCTGCGCCAGCCAACACCAGCCTCTCCACgaggagatcatccagcgGCGCCAACGCCCCGACACTTCGAGAGCTGCAAGCACAGTGGCCAAAACCGCAAGGGAACGCCCATTTTTTACCTCTGGAGCTCTGGTTGAGTATTTTTGAGGACCAGCTGGGGGATTGGGAGATTGCCAAAGCCGTGGGCATCCCATCCAATCTACCCGTCCCACAGGAATGGCAGAGCCACCTGCTCAAGATGTCCACACCAGCCTCCCTTGAATATACAATCCTACGGGGCTCCTTCGCTTCAATCAAAAAGCGGATTGAAGCTCTCCCGCGGTGGAAACCCTTGTCCGACCTCGCGTGCCACCTCATCGTCAAATTCTCCCGCACCGATATTCTTACCTATCTCACCGAAAATCACCTCGACCTTCTTTGGACGACTTCTCGTCTCACCAACATCCCCTACCGCGCATCGGCCATCTACGGCAACCCCAAAGTCCTGACCTGGTGGCGCGACGCCCCGGCTCTCCCGAACAAGGAGTACAAAGCGGACGCAATGGACGGCGCATCCCGAGCAGGGTTCCTGCATGTTCTAGACTGGTGGCTCCACTCAGGCCTCCCACTACGGTACAGCGAACGGGCCCTCGAGGCCGCCAGCGCAGAGGGCCGAGTCGAGGTACTGAGCTGGTGGAAATCCGCGTCGGCCAATACATCCGTGCAGCAGGCTCCCCTCCCTCTCAAAGTTGGCAAGTCCGTCTTGCTCGCCGCGCAGTCCGGCCGCACCCAGTCCCTCGCCTGGTGGGATGCCTCGGGCATTCCATACAGCCACGCCGAGAACGTCGCCC carries:
- a CDS encoding uncharacterized protein (ID:PFLUO_002532-T1.cds;~source:funannotate), translating into MAVGVRPELTTPTSQRTAAKGTWAHEMEVDDDCEETAVMGNREGDRVRSDKLPQLAPPTLSSQPRRQRLLLSTDSVFAETVLPSLVRNPYLELRLITDEPSALLAGTNKIPHYMDTVDSQTFDKKTGARKWLKAKTAELCEWADMLLVAPIDAGALGSMLAGLTNTLTLALLRGWVSTKPVVLIPGMTVSEWDHPLSARQLEEIKRFYPWIRIVKPVLWRSNGPEDLTPLPWGGLQELHDTLQTALQLPHWGDILAAGAPLGGPAAPANTSLSTRRSSSGANAPTLRELQAQWPKPQGNAHFLPLELWLSIFEDQLGDWEIAKAVGIPSNLPVPQEWQSHLLKMSTPASLEYTILRGSFASIKKRIEALPRWKPLSDLACHLIVKFSRTDILTYLTENHLDLLWTTSRLTNIPYRASAIYGNPKVLTWWRDAPALPNKEYKADAMDGASRAGFLHVLDWWLHSGLPLRYSERALEAASAEGRVEVLSWWKSASANTSVQQAPLPLKVGKSVLLAAQSGRTQSLAWWDASGIPYSHAENVARIASTHGHVHVLQFWYFLKGPKMIFDNQVLVGPTKNGHDHVLQWWKTCGLRVEFKTCDIEEALEDADPASGAEGRVRRWWERNGLNLGVGTSEWMKSKVL